In Carya illinoinensis cultivar Pawnee chromosome 9, C.illinoinensisPawnee_v1, whole genome shotgun sequence, the following are encoded in one genomic region:
- the LOC122276183 gene encoding uncharacterized protein LOC122276183 → MGFEDCYRQGQRPKYECLLFDLDDTLYPLSSGIAAACLQNIKDYMVEKLGIDKSKIPDLCNLLYKNYGTTMAGLRAIGYDFDYDEYHSFVHGRLPYENLKPDPVLRSRLLSLPYRKVIFTNADRVHAAKVLHKLGLEDCFEGIICFETLNPIHKSAVSDDEDDIEFVGLNNTSAASADVPSTNTSSSSDIFDIIGHFAQPNLGLALPKSPIVCKPSEDAIEKALKIANINAQRTLFFEDSVRNIQAGKRVGLHTVLVGNSQRVKGADYALESIHNIREAIPELLEAEMKSEVAYPGKVAVETSVTA, encoded by the exons ATGGGATTCGAGGACTGCTACAGACAGGGTCAGAGGCCCAAATATGAATGCCTTCTGTTTG ATCTGGATGACACTTTGTATCCTCTTAGTTCTGGTATTGCCGCAGCATGCCTCCAGAATATAAAAG ATTATATGGTCGAAAAACTTGGCATAGATAAGAGCAAAATCCCTGACTTGTGCAACCTTCTGTACAAGAACTATGGAACAACAATGGCTGGTCTTAGG GCAATTGGCTATGATTTTGACTATGATGAATATCACAG TTTCGTTCATGGGAGATTACCATATGAGAACTTAAAACCCGACCCTGTTCTGAGAAGTCGTTTGCTGAGCCTGCCTTACCGTAAAGTT ATTTTCACAAATGCAGACAGAGTCCACGCAGCCAAAGTACTCCACAAGCTTGGATTAGAAGACTGTTTTGAGGGGATCATCTGCTTTGAGACTTTGAATCCCATTCACAAAAGTGCTGTTTCAGATGATGAAGATGACATTGAGTTTGTGGGATTAAACAATACTTCTGCTGCTAGTGCTGATGTTCCTTCCACAAACACTAGCAGTAGCTCTGATATATTTGACATCATTGGGCATTTTGCTCAGCCTAACCTTGGTTTGGCATTACCAAAATCACCCATTGTCTGCAAACCATCAGAAGATGCCATAGAAAAAGCTCTCAAAATAGCCAACATAAATGCTCAGAGAACT TTGTTCTTTGAGGACAGTGTTCGAAACATACAAGCTGGAAAACGTGTGGGTCTTCATACTGTGTTG GTTGGCAATTCCCAGAGAGTTAAAGGTGCAGATTACGCTTTAGAAAGCATCCACAACATTAGGGAAGCAATACCAGAGCTCTTGGAGGCTGAGATGAAATCAGAAGTTGCCTACCCTGGCAAGGTTGCAGTGGAGACTTCTGTGACAGCTTAG